From Spea bombifrons isolate aSpeBom1 chromosome 6, aSpeBom1.2.pri, whole genome shotgun sequence, a single genomic window includes:
- the LOC128499980 gene encoding ATP-binding cassette sub-family D member 3-like, which yields MPAIGNLDNRIANAHQLLTQDVERFCNSVVNQYSNLSKLFLDIVLYIVKLTNAQGPASMMAYLLVADLFLTHLRRPIGKMTVAEQRYEGEIQIC from the exons atgcctgcc ataggcaacttggacaacaggataGCAAATGCAcatcagctgctcacgcaagatgttgagaggttttgtaacagcgtggtgaaccagtattcaaacttaagcaag ctatttttggatatcgttctgtatattgtcaagctgacaaatgctcag GGACCAGCCAGCATGATGGCTTACCTACTCGTAGCTGACCTTTTCCTTACACACCTTAGAAGGCCTATTGGTAAGATGACAGTAGCCGAGCAGCGGTATGAAGGTGAAATACAGATATGTTAA